A stretch of DNA from Paenibacillus sp. FSL W8-0186:
GCATGAAGCGGGGATTGTGGTAATCGGTTACCCAAAAGAAAGCCTGGCCAAATACCAGCATATTCTCCCGACAGATTGGGTGTCCTCCCTGCCGCTAAAATTGACTGCATTATTCATCATCAACATTGTGCTTGTCCTGCTGTTGTCTGTACTGATCGGTTCCAGGCTTATTCGTTCCATTCATCCGTTAACCAAAGGCATACAGGCTCTTGCTAAAGGAAACGAGGCATATGTTGAGCCTAAAGGGATTTTGACCGAGCTTGCCCAAAGCGTTAACGGAGCTTCTGCGTTATTGCAGCAAAGAAATGATAGCTTGAAGAACAGGGATGAAGCCCGGTCCAATTGGATTGCCGGCATTTCACACGACATCCGCACACCTCTGTCTATGGTGCTGGGCTATTCCAGCGAACTGGAGGAGAATGGGGATATTCCGCCGAAGCAAAGGCAGCAAGCTGGCATTATCCGACAGCAGGCAGAGCTGCTGCGCTCGCTAGTGCGTGATTTGAATCTCGTTTCGATGCTGGAATATGAGATGCAGCCGTTAAACAAAAAAACGATCCATCTCTCCGTCCTGGCCAGACAAATCGCATCTGAATTCCTGAATAATGGGTTGGATGAAAGGTTCGAGCTGGAGATCAGTCTGGATGATAAGGAAGACGCTCGAATCTATGGTGACGAACGTCTGCTTACGCGCGCTATGAGCAACCTGATCCATAACTGCATCCGCCACAACCCGGATGGCTGCCGAATACGGCTGAACACCTCAAGTAATAAACGCCAGCAGAGCTGCAGCTTTATTGTAGCCGACAACGGTAAGGGAGTCCCGCAGCATGAGCTTGCGGATCTGCTGGAATTGCCCTATTCCTCTAAAAGAAAGCATCCCCGGCAAAATGGACATGGGCTGGGTCTGCCCATGGTGGCGAGAATTGCCAGGGCGCACCAGGGACAATTGATCCTGACAAGCGATGTTGGGGCAGGGTTTCAGGCAGAGTTGATGCTGCCTTCGCGCTCATAAATAACAACAGGCTCTGATATACGTGTGGATTTGGCCAGACGCTAGCAGCGGGGCTATGCGGAGCTGTCCCATCCTTATTCGTAGCAATAGTTATAAAAAGGTTGAAAACGATTGGGGAAACTGGATATAATAGTTGAAATTCAATATGTTAATCGATGATTGGAAGAGTAATTATTGTCCTCTATGTCCAAGCGAGCCGGGAGGGTGAGAGCCGGCCGGAGTCAATAATGAAACGGATCCATGAGATGGTCTTCTGAACAGTTAAAGTAGGAAGGCCCGGCAGACACCGTTATGTTATGAGTGGTTAGACATTTATGTTTAACAACAAGAGTGGTACCGCGAGTACGATCAGTCCTCGTCTCTTATGAGACGTGGGCTTTTTTATTTTTTACAACAAACTTTATAAAACAAATCTAGGAGTTGGTATATTGACCACTCCTGTGCGTGCTTCTCAAATTTCTGAAAAAAGATAAAGTTGGTATATTTTGATATATTTAAAGGATTTGTGGGTATGATGTCGAAGACCATATTGTAGTAGGTAAATATTACTAGATTGGAGGAAGGACTATGAGACTATACAGTTTGAAAATTGAAGGATTTAGACGGCATCTAGATACGGAAGTGAATTTTTCAGATGCAACATTTTTAATTGGTGAAAATAACATAGGTAAAAGTTCAGTGTTAATGGCTCTGAATGTGTTGTTAAACGATGTGAGAAAATTACCAGAGGATGAGTTTTTCTCACTAAGAGATCCAGTAACCGGTCAAAATAAACGGATCGCAGATAAAATCGTACTGACAGGAGAATTTAGGGATATCCCAGAAGAGGCTAGAAGCTGGGTAGGATTCAGAGGACGTATTTTAAGATACTCAAAAGAAAATGGAGAAACTGGGAATAGAATCGTTTATAGAAAAACTTTTAAACCAAACATTGACTATGTTGTAGAAATGCGTCAACAGATTAAAACCATAAAGGGTAATTACACTGATTGTGCAACTATTGAAGATTACATTAACGCTGGTTTAGATCTCACTCCAATAAATGATAGAATCACCTCTATACTACCGACAAAAAAATTGTCCTCAAAAGAAAAAGGCATTATCTTCGAGCTAGATGATTTATATGATTTTGATGAGCAAAACGAAGATTGGTTTGAAAATCCTGGGGGAATTCCAGCCAATGTACTATCTAAACTCCCTAAGTTTCTACTTATTCCTGCTCAAGATAAAGCCGATGAACTTTCCGGCGCATCTGGTACGTTGATATCAACCTTGTCCCAACTGTTTAATGATGTTAGAGAAGCTTCCGAAAACTATAAACAAGCTCAACATTACTTGAACTTATTAGCTGACGAACTAGATCCAGATGATCAGAAGAGTGAATTTGGAAAAATGATGTTGGAATTAAATAAAACTGTTGGTGATGTATTTCCTAATACTGGTCTAAAGGCAACTACTTCATTAACTGAGGCAGACAAGGTTATCAAACCTCAGTTTAAAGTATCGATGTTTAGTAATGTGAATACTCCTGTAGGACTCCAAGGTACTGGTATTATTCGCTCAGCGGTGTTTGCATTACTAAGATATAGAAGTATAAGAGAAAATGAAAAAGAACAAGGTAACATCAGACCATTGTTAATTGGATTTGAGGAACCTGAAATTTACTTACATCCTAATGCAGCTCAACAAATGAGAAACACAATATATGAATTAGCCAGTTCCAATAGCAACCAAATCGTATGTACTACGCATTCCCCTTATATGATTGATCTAAGTAAAAAACCTATGCAAATTTTGAATTGTCTTTCAAGTAAATTAACTAGATATGCGCAGGATCAGCAAATAGAACAGATTACATGCACATCTTTTAACACTAGCGAACAATTCATTAGACTTCAAGAAGATGATAAATCTTATGTAAAAATGTTATTAAAAATCGATGATTATATTTCTAGGGTGTTTTTCTCCAAAAACGTACTAATTGTAGAGGGAGACACAGAAGATATTGTTCTAAGAGAAACCATTCACAGAATGCCTGATACTGTAAAAAAAGATATTGAATGCAACTGGCAAATTATTAAAGCTAGAGGTAAAGCGACAATCATTTCATTAGTCAAGTACCTGAAAGCAATGGGCATTAATCCCGTTGTTATGCATGATAAAGATGAGGGTAATGAGCGTGCAGAAGTTTTCAATGAGCCAATTCTTCTAGCTGTCGGTGATGAGACCCGTCGAATAATGATATCAAACTGTATTGAAGATATACTTGGTTATGCAGCACCGTCAGGTGAAAAACCTTATAAGGCGTACAAGTTCATTTCGGATAATTGGAATCAGGAGTGGGAATCTATAACTGTGAATTGGAGGCAAATTGTTGAGGATATTTTTGAAGATTCATTCTCACTAATTGCCCAAGAAAGCATTTCCCAGGTTGAGAAACAAGCCGCGGCTAGTGTGGAAATAGTCGAATAATTATTAGCTCTTTTATAAGAGGTAACAGATATCAATTCAAGACCACTATGTGCGAAAATAATTAGCCATCTTGTTGGACGAAGGTGGCTAATTTCGCTCCGGTTGCCTATCGTCTGTCCAAATACCCTTCTAAGGTCAACCGGAGACGCTTAGGGCTTTAAAATCAATTAGTACTAAAAGATGCCCATAGACGCGGGCCCCGAGGAATGCAAGGATAACGTCCCAGAAGGGATACTCGCGTTCCAGGCGCGACTCCGTTCGACCTGCCGTTGCACGCGGCGGGCTCACTACGACGAGCCCCAAGGGGTTCTCATCCTCTAGATTACGTAAAAAAACTCTCCAAAGGAGAGTTTTGGCTACGTCCCAGAAGGGATTCGAACCCCTGACCGACGGCTTAGAAGGCCGTTGCTCTATCCAGCTGAGCTACTGGGACATAAATAAGTATGTATAAAAAGGATGCGTTATTTATTATAACGCATCCCTTTCTATTTTCAAAGTACTATTTTTGCTGCCGTTTAATGCTGGCCGTTTTCACCACTCAATTTTTCCCTGAGCTTGTCGGCGATGTCGCCGTAAGCGAGCAGCTGCTCCTTGAAATCAGCACGCTGCTTTGCAGGCTCAGGCCAGCCAGTATCGCCAAAGTTCTCTTCAGCGATCTCGGCATAAGCCTCGTGAAGACTGTTATCATACCAGTCGATCTCAAAATCGGCATCACTGCGAATCATCCGGATGATCTCATAATCCTCGTTCCCATTCTGGGAGCGGGCTACGTACACAAACAGCTCCGGATCACCGGCCGCACCGGGCCATACTTGAATTTCGGCGCATTCCCGGCCATCATGTTCAGCCAACCGGCGAAATTTGGCTTCCTTAATATAATACATATTCCTTCGCACCTCGTTATTCTGTAGTTGGTGTTTGTCTTCAACCCCGTTCCCATAACCGATCCGGGCCAGCTCACGCCTGGTCTCTTCCGTGCCCAACCGGTAGATTTCCCGGTATACCTTGTCAATCTGACTCTGGTACCCGCTGTTTACGACATCTTCTGGCGTATCCGGCCAAGGATACATGTAGGCCACAAAGGAGCTATCCTCCTTCTCTCCAATCCGCTCCAGCATATATCTCAAATTGATTGCCTCTTCAGAAGACGCTTCAATCGTCCATTCATAAGCTGTGGCGCCCTGCTCTTCCAGAACCGAGCGTCCCGGTATGGACACATAGTAACGCTTACCCATCGTCACCCCTCCTCTAAGCTTGCCATAGTTACCATTGTGTGCAATGTGAAAGAAAACATGCACGTCGAGCCGCTGTCAGCACCATAAAATAAAATCGCCAGCCTGAGAACACTCAGACTGGCAATTTATTGGGTTCCTGCGTTATGATTTTACTTCAGAGGGCTTGCGCATCGTCAAACCAACTCGTCCCTTCTTAATGTCAATGTTAAGCACCCATACTGTCACATTGTCGCCAACCGATACCACGTCCATCGGATGCTTCACATAGCCATTGCTAAGCTGGGATATATGCACCAAACCATCGTTTTTGATGCCGATATCGACAAATGCGCCGAAATCAATGACGTTGCGGACGGTACCCTGAAGCTCCATGCCTGGGGATAAATCCTCGATCTTCAGAACATCCGTGCGGAAGATCGGCGGCGGAAGCTCCTCCCGCGGGTCACGGCCCGGTCGCTGCAAACTGTCGAGAATATCCCGCAATGTCGGAACTCCTACGCCGAGCTGTACGGCCAGGTTCTCCGGCTCCAGCGTAGAGAGCATTTGGGCCAATTCCTTCGTTCCAAGCTGACTCAGTTCTACGCGCAGCTCCTTGAACAATTCGGTTACCACGCCATAAGACTCTGGATGAATCGGCGTGCGGTCAAGCGGATGCTCCCCATCATTGATCCGCAAGAAGCCGATACACTGCTCATACGTTTTTGCGCCAAGGCGCGGAACCTTTTGCAGCTGTTTGCGGCTCGTAAATTTTCCATTCTCTTCCCGATATTTCACGATGTTCCTGGCAGTGGTTGCATTAACGCCAGAAACGTAGGACAAAAGAGAAGGAGATGCCGTATTCACGTCTACACCGACATGGTTAACCGCAGACTCTACTACCGCCGTAAGACTCTCGTCCAGATGCTTCTGGGATACGTCGTGCTGATATTGGCCTACGCCGATTGCTTTAGGTTCGATCTTTACGAGCTCGGCCAGCGGATCCTGCAGCCTTCTGGCGATCGAAACCGCGCTGCGTTCAGCGACGTCCAGATCAGGGAACTCCTGCTGCGCCAGCTTTGAGGCTGAATAGACACTGGCACCCGCCTCATTCACGATCAGATAGGCCAGGTTAGGATCATTGCGTTCCGCAATGATCTCGGCCACAAATTGCTCGGTCTCCCGGGAAGCCGTTCCATTGCCGATGACAATCAGCTCCGCGCCGTATTTATCTATAAGTTCATTAAATTTAACCGCTGCTTCCCTTTTTTTGTTGTTCGGCGGCGTCGGGTAGGTTACAGCGACCTCAAGCAGCTTCCCTGTTTCGTCCACGACGGCCAGCTTGCAGCCTGTACGGTAAGCCGGGTCAACGCCGAGCACGATTTTCCCTTTTACCGGCGGCTGAAGCAGCAAACTGCGCAAATTCGCCGAGAAAATAGAAATCGCCTGCCGCTCAGCCTTCTCCGTCAGCTCCGCGCGCACCTCCCGTTCGATCGAGGGGGCGATCAGCCTTTTATAAGCATCTTCAATTACGCTTTGAAGGATGCCCTCAGTGACGGAACGCCCTTTAATCGTCCGCCCAGCAATATGGCGATGGATGGCCTCGGCGTCCAGTTCCAGCGATATTTTCAGAATATTCTCGC
This window harbors:
- a CDS encoding HAMP domain-containing sensor histidine kinase — protein: MTVVQNVAAGLQRTNNTYSLASASADLLEKNLAWAMLINDTGHVEWKHQAPDELPSVYSLTDMAKLSRSYLLDYPVFIWEHEAGIVVIGYPKESLAKYQHILPTDWVSSLPLKLTALFIINIVLVLLLSVLIGSRLIRSIHPLTKGIQALAKGNEAYVEPKGILTELAQSVNGASALLQQRNDSLKNRDEARSNWIAGISHDIRTPLSMVLGYSSELEENGDIPPKQRQQAGIIRQQAELLRSLVRDLNLVSMLEYEMQPLNKKTIHLSVLARQIASEFLNNGLDERFELEISLDDKEDARIYGDERLLTRAMSNLIHNCIRHNPDGCRIRLNTSSNKRQQSCSFIVADNGKGVPQHELADLLELPYSSKRKHPRQNGHGLGLPMVARIARAHQGQLILTSDVGAGFQAELMLPSRS
- a CDS encoding AAA family ATPase; amino-acid sequence: MRLYSLKIEGFRRHLDTEVNFSDATFLIGENNIGKSSVLMALNVLLNDVRKLPEDEFFSLRDPVTGQNKRIADKIVLTGEFRDIPEEARSWVGFRGRILRYSKENGETGNRIVYRKTFKPNIDYVVEMRQQIKTIKGNYTDCATIEDYINAGLDLTPINDRITSILPTKKLSSKEKGIIFELDDLYDFDEQNEDWFENPGGIPANVLSKLPKFLLIPAQDKADELSGASGTLISTLSQLFNDVREASENYKQAQHYLNLLADELDPDDQKSEFGKMMLELNKTVGDVFPNTGLKATTSLTEADKVIKPQFKVSMFSNVNTPVGLQGTGIIRSAVFALLRYRSIRENEKEQGNIRPLLIGFEEPEIYLHPNAAQQMRNTIYELASSNSNQIVCTTHSPYMIDLSKKPMQILNCLSSKLTRYAQDQQIEQITCTSFNTSEQFIRLQEDDKSYVKMLLKIDDYISRVFFSKNVLIVEGDTEDIVLRETIHRMPDTVKKDIECNWQIIKARGKATIISLVKYLKAMGINPVVMHDKDEGNERAEVFNEPILLAVGDETRRIMISNCIEDILGYAAPSGEKPYKAYKFISDNWNQEWESITVNWRQIVEDIFEDSFSLIAQESISQVEKQAAASVEIVE
- a CDS encoding Tex family protein, encoding MTLSQTEINPETNTSEAQIEAKVQERIVVQVAKELGLPLKGVRTTVQLLDEGNTIPFVARYRKEMTGELDENQLRDIDDRVQYLRNLEVRKREVIRIIGEQDKLTPELESAIVQAVKLQEVEDLYRPYRQKRKTRASVAKEKGLEPLAKWLLSQPKDGMPLEESAKYVNAELAVETAEDALQGAMDIVAEEIADEAAIRAWVRKYSMDHGVIVSEAKNSEEESVYEMYYDYREPAKKMPPHRILAINRGERENILKISLELDAEAIHRHIAGRTIKGRSVTEGILQSVIEDAYKRLIAPSIEREVRAELTEKAERQAISIFSANLRSLLLQPPVKGKIVLGVDPAYRTGCKLAVVDETGKLLEVAVTYPTPPNNKKREAAVKFNELIDKYGAELIVIGNGTASRETEQFVAEIIAERNDPNLAYLIVNEAGASVYSASKLAQQEFPDLDVAERSAVSIARRLQDPLAELVKIEPKAIGVGQYQHDVSQKHLDESLTAVVESAVNHVGVDVNTASPSLLSYVSGVNATTARNIVKYREENGKFTSRKQLQKVPRLGAKTYEQCIGFLRINDGEHPLDRTPIHPESYGVVTELFKELRVELSQLGTKELAQMLSTLEPENLAVQLGVGVPTLRDILDSLQRPGRDPREELPPPIFRTDVLKIEDLSPGMELQGTVRNVIDFGAFVDIGIKNDGLVHISQLSNGYVKHPMDVVSVGDNVTVWVLNIDIKKGRVGLTMRKPSEVKS